A section of the Acidobacteriota bacterium genome encodes:
- a CDS encoding DUF1838 family protein, whose amino-acid sequence MKTLVFATLLMAVWLGLAAFTGSTLNPVNAQQAGFTQQHFDQFIEMRVGTGEPVYWYCYGELYAYPTGKLLAKVEGIDTDRLLKSERKPDSATQLSRKVFIYRDLTTNAVLREVNGQRVKHIEYPYQMITYRLKDGTVTTAVEQGVAPRIQKIEGSNPITVRRFGELSIFSAPLFLNIETPRGKYEAYENYDFLRQPKETGAPQYQLSWNRYGDQPAFYGPGRSMIQLLAYRVNRYQELPATIREFLEKEAPLWMQPPKDIEEIRQLQKGEVSGAKD is encoded by the coding sequence ATGAAGACATTAGTTTTTGCGACCTTACTCATGGCTGTCTGGCTCGGTCTGGCAGCGTTCACTGGTTCAACCCTTAACCCGGTCAACGCGCAACAGGCGGGCTTCACCCAGCAACATTTCGATCAGTTCATCGAAATGCGCGTGGGCACGGGCGAGCCGGTTTACTGGTACTGTTACGGCGAACTCTACGCCTATCCCACTGGCAAGCTGCTCGCCAAAGTCGAAGGCATTGACACCGACCGTCTGCTTAAGTCCGAACGCAAGCCGGACAGCGCCACGCAACTCAGCCGCAAGGTGTTCATCTACCGCGACCTCACGACCAACGCCGTCTTGCGCGAAGTGAACGGCCAGCGCGTCAAACACATCGAATATCCGTACCAGATGATCACCTACCGGCTCAAAGATGGAACTGTCACGACCGCCGTCGAACAAGGCGTCGCCCCGCGCATCCAAAAGATCGAAGGCAGCAATCCGATCACCGTGCGCCGCTTTGGCGAACTGAGCATCTTCAGCGCGCCGCTCTTTTTGAACATCGAGACGCCACGCGGCAAATATGAAGCCTACGAGAATTACGATTTTCTGCGCCAACCCAAAGAGACCGGTGCGCCGCAATACCAACTCAGTTGGAACCGCTACGGCGACCAACCGGCGTTTTACGGCCCCGGCCGCAGCATGATCCAACTGCTCGCCTATCGGGTGAACCGCTATCAGGAACTGCCCGCCACCATCCGCGAATTTTTGGAGAAGGAAGCGCCGCTGTGGATGCAGCCACCCAAAGACATTGAAGAGATTCGGCAATTGCAAAAAGGGGAAGTGAGCGGCGCAAAGGACTGA
- a CDS encoding GntR family transcriptional regulator, with protein MLKLIQSVSKRDQVVASFKEAIMHGLIQPGEPIVESKVAQQLGAGIPLVREALIELEYQGYVQKVAYKGTTVTKLARRDVEKIFRLRAELESLAIEWVKENITAADIEELRGITAKMKAGAQAHDLDQFYQYDLAFHRKLWEVSGNEYLVECLERIVVPLFAFFLMKDRRPRESYLLSVAQHEKIVELLPKLSGTKLRLLMLDSISDWRTEVFNAVLPKDKD; from the coding sequence GTGTTAAAGCTGATTCAGTCGGTGTCGAAACGCGATCAAGTCGTTGCTTCGTTCAAAGAGGCGATCATGCACGGCCTGATTCAACCCGGCGAGCCCATCGTCGAGAGCAAGGTTGCGCAGCAGCTTGGCGCGGGCATTCCGCTGGTGCGTGAGGCGCTGATTGAGTTGGAGTATCAGGGGTATGTGCAGAAAGTCGCCTACAAAGGCACGACGGTCACCAAGCTGGCGCGCCGCGACGTGGAGAAAATCTTCCGCCTGCGCGCCGAACTGGAATCGCTGGCTATCGAGTGGGTCAAGGAGAACATCACAGCCGCAGACATCGAAGAGTTGCGCGGCATTACCGCAAAGATGAAGGCGGGGGCGCAGGCGCACGATCTCGATCAGTTTTATCAATACGATCTGGCGTTTCATCGCAAACTCTGGGAAGTGTCGGGCAACGAGTATCTGGTCGAATGTCTGGAACGCATCGTGGTGCCACTCTTCGCCTTCTTTTTGATGAAGGATCGCCGCCCGCGCGAGTCGTACTTGCTGAGCGTCGCCCAACACGAAAAGATTGTTGAATTGCTGCCCAAGCTGAGCGGGACGAAATTGCGTTTGCTGATGCTCGATTCGATTTCCGACTGGCGGACCGAGGTTTTCAACGCGGTGCTGCCAAAAGATAAAGACTAG